One window of the Candidatus Dependentiae bacterium genome contains the following:
- the prfA gene encoding peptide chain release factor 1: MSVQLALWERMQQRQQDLLAALTDQNLDRVKRQEMQKESSHLEALLTKYRKIKDLEQQIADTKAQAAQSQDVEMAELFREEVANLESQLAQAEHELDNFMAPPAELDDRSVFIEIRAGAGGQEAALFASDLLRMYTNYALQQGWRTAIESESHTDLGGYREVVLHIEGTGAFGHFKHESGVHRVQRVPATETSGRVHTSTATVAVLPEAEEVDVKINPSDLRIDVFRASGAGGQHVNTTDSAVRITHIPTGEVVSCQDERSQHKNKAKALKRLQSRLLVAQIEKQQEEMSKMRKEQVGTGMRAEKVRTYNFPQNRVSDHQVDITLKKLDRVIEGDLGEIIDALRERERTMRKEQFLAKYK; this comes from the coding sequence GTGTCAGTCCAATTAGCACTATGGGAGCGTATGCAGCAACGACAACAGGATTTGTTGGCTGCGCTTACTGATCAAAATCTCGATAGAGTTAAGCGCCAAGAGATGCAGAAAGAATCTTCGCATCTTGAGGCGTTACTTACTAAATACAGAAAAATTAAAGATTTAGAACAACAAATCGCCGATACCAAAGCGCAAGCTGCACAGTCACAAGACGTAGAAATGGCAGAGTTGTTTCGGGAAGAAGTTGCTAACCTTGAAAGTCAATTAGCACAAGCGGAGCATGAGCTTGATAATTTTATGGCTCCGCCAGCAGAGCTTGATGATCGTTCGGTGTTCATAGAAATTCGTGCAGGTGCAGGTGGCCAAGAGGCAGCGTTATTCGCATCTGATCTATTACGCATGTACACTAATTATGCCTTACAGCAAGGTTGGCGTACTGCAATAGAAAGTGAAAGCCATACAGATCTGGGTGGTTATCGTGAAGTAGTATTGCATATAGAAGGTACAGGGGCATTTGGTCACTTTAAGCATGAATCAGGTGTGCATCGCGTACAGCGTGTGCCTGCAACAGAAACCTCAGGCCGCGTACATACCTCAACAGCGACGGTTGCCGTGTTGCCCGAAGCAGAAGAGGTTGATGTAAAAATCAACCCATCGGATTTACGTATTGATGTGTTCCGTGCTAGTGGTGCTGGTGGACAGCATGTAAATACGACCGACTCTGCCGTGCGTATTACGCATATACCAACCGGTGAAGTAGTCAGTTGCCAAGATGAACGCTCACAACATAAAAATAAAGCAAAGGCACTCAAGCGTTTACAATCGCGACTTTTAGTTGCTCAGATTGAAAAGCAACAAGAAGAGATGAGTAAAATGCGCAAAGAGCAAGTGGGTACTGGTATGCGTGCAGAAAAAGTGCGTACATACAACTTTCCACAAAACCGTGTGTCTGATCATCAAGTAGATATAACGCTCAAAAAACTCGATAGGGTGATAGAAGGGGATCTTGGTGAGATCATTGATGCATTACGTGAGCGTGAGCGTACTATGCGTAAAGAACAATTTTTAGCAAAATATAAATAA